Proteins from a genomic interval of Deltaproteobacteria bacterium:
- a CDS encoding helix-turn-helix transcriptional regulator — MSLEFRNVDASPTDDVRSWPYEALVAIVDRGLVADWKPVFDEIRRSPWGSVARRVERYLSYREHDGIGVLFALAIEHARTRADESDRADVAAQIRAAVERSGLTNAQFAELVGTSASRLSTYLSGKVTPSAALLRRMERAASRSPLSDRSGSKARGK; from the coding sequence ATGAGCCTCGAATTCCGCAACGTCGATGCGTCGCCGACCGACGATGTCCGCAGCTGGCCCTACGAGGCGCTCGTTGCCATCGTCGACCGCGGCCTGGTCGCCGATTGGAAGCCGGTGTTCGACGAGATCCGCCGCTCACCCTGGGGCTCGGTCGCCCGCCGTGTGGAGCGCTACCTCTCCTATCGCGAGCACGACGGCATCGGCGTCCTGTTCGCACTGGCGATCGAGCATGCACGGACCCGGGCCGACGAATCCGACCGGGCCGATGTCGCCGCCCAGATCCGCGCCGCGGTCGAACGATCCGGACTCACGAACGCCCAGTTCGCCGAACTCGTCGGCACGAGTGCCTCGCGGCTCAGCACCTATCTGAGTGGCAAGGTCACCCCGTCGGCCGCCCTGCTGCGGCGCATGGAACGCGCGGCCTCGCGAAGCCCACTGTCGGATCGGAGCGGAAGCAAGGCGCGAGGGAAGTGA